Proteins co-encoded in one Dasypus novemcinctus isolate mDasNov1 chromosome 18, mDasNov1.1.hap2, whole genome shotgun sequence genomic window:
- the ZBTB32 gene encoding zinc finger and BTB domain-containing protein 32 isoform X2, protein MAFISESLRLIPRQGTMSLSPTRLLSPYGSDRLVRLAASLRPALCDTLITVGSQEFPAHSLVLAGVSQQLGRRGQWSLVEGISPSTFAQLLHFVYGETVELQPEELGSLEEAARALGVQALEEACRRAQRDRAKEKQNPGLKKHQEEPEEPSWDFERGLEGHGEKQKPEFFRAGGREPETLHDHRPPRESPEVADTMLEGQGKQMISKEKLNQPSVGQGGIDGKSGMVMWVRENLGDSEESLQGQPGSLQASIIPRPWWAEAPCLGEDQPALWSILLWPPRYGTPFSHSTPINGAWQEVWPRNQRSPLSLNPHKGLWSQNLLASSSPTRGALATCMGHDRRAGHPSHQHPPPTRPARARPYSCSVCGKRFSLKHQMETHYRVHTGEKPFSCGLCPQRSRDFSAMTKHLRTHGAAPYRCPLCRVGCPSLASMQAHMRGHSPSQLPPGWTIRSTFLYSSSSRPSRASTSPCDLPSSTT, encoded by the exons ATGGCCTTCATCTCAGAATCTCTGAGACTGATACCAAGACAAGGCACAATGTCCCTGAGCCCCACGAGACTGCTCAGCCCTTATGGCTCTGACCGCCTGGTACGGCTCGCAGCCAGTCTCCGGCCGGCTCTGTGTGATACCCTGATCACTGTGGGAAGCCAGGAGTTCCCTGCCCACAGCCTGGTGCTAGCAGGTGTGAGCCAGCAATTGGGCCGCAGGGGCCAGTGGTCTCTGGTGGAAGGTATTAGCCCTTCCACCTTTGCCCAACTTCTGCACTTTGTTTATGGGGAGACTGTGGAGTTACAGCCTGAGGAACTAGGGTCCCTTGAGGAGGCAGCCAGGGCTTTGGGGGTACAAGCTTTAGAAGAGGCATGCAGGAGGGCTCAAAGGGATAGGGCTAAGGAAAAGCAGAATCCAGGGCTGAAGAAACATCAGGAGGAGCCAGAGGAACCCTCATGGGATTTTGAGAGAGGACTGGAGGGGCATGGAGAGAAGCAGAAACCAGAGTTTTTCAGAGCTGGTGGGAGAGAACCAGAGACATTGCACGATCACAGGCCACCAAGAGAGAGCCCTGAGGTAGCAGACACTATGTTGGAGGGACAGGGGAAGCAGATGATATCAAAGGAGAAACTCAACCAACCCTCTGTTGGCCAAGGGGGAATAGATGGGAAATCAGGAATGGTCATGTGGGTGAGAGAGAATCTAGGGGACTCTGAGGAAAGTCTTCAGGGACAACCAGGTTCCCTCCAAGCCAGCATCATCCCCAGGCCCTGGTGGGCTGAGGCCCCTTGCTTGGGGGAGGaccagcctgccctgtggagcaTCCTGCTGTGGCCGCCCAGATATGGCACTCCCTTCTCCCATAGCACCCCCATCAATGGAGCCTGGCAGGAGGTCTGGCCCCGGAACCAGAG GAGCCCACTGTCCCTGAACCCCCACAaagggctctggagccagaaccTGTTGGCCTCCTCCAGCCCCACCCGAG GTGCCCTTGCAACCTGCATGGGTCATGACAGGAGAGCTGGCCACCCATCGCACCAACACCCTCCCCCAACCCGTCCTGCGCGGGCAAGGCCCTATTCTTGTTCTGTCTGTGGCAAGAGGTTTTCACTCAAGCATCAGATGGAGACGCACTACCGAGTCCACACAG GCGAGAAGCCCTTCTCCTGTGGCCTCTGTCCCCAGCGCTCCCGGGACTTCTCAGCCATGACGAAGCACCTGCGAACGCACGGGGCCGCGCCCTACCGGTGCCCTCTGTGCCGGGTGGGCTGCCCCAGCCTGGCTTCGATGCAGGCACACATGCGTGGCCACTCGCCCAGCCAGCTCCCGCCAGGATGGACCATTCGCTCTACCTTCCTCTACTCCTCCTCCTCTAGGCCATCCCGGGCCTCAACTTCTCCCTGTGATCTCCCTTCCTCCACCACTTGA
- the ZBTB32 gene encoding zinc finger and BTB domain-containing protein 32 isoform X1: MAFISESLRLIPRQGTMSLSPTRLLSPYGSDRLVRLAASLRPALCDTLITVGSQEFPAHSLVLAGVSQQLGRRGQWSLVEGISPSTFAQLLHFVYGETVELQPEELGSLEEAARALGVQALEEACRRAQRDRAKEKQNPGLKKHQEEPEEPSWDFERGLEGHGEKQKPEFFRAGGREPETLHDHRPPRESPEVADTMLEGQGKQMISKEKLNQPSVGQGGIDGKSGMVMWVRENLGDSEESLQGQPGSLQASIIPRPWWAEAPCLGEDQPALWSILLWPPRYGTPFSHSTPINGAWQEVWPRNQRSPLSLNPHKGLWSQNLLASSSPTRGSLPQGPAQLSPGEMEASDQGDTGALATCMGHDRRAGHPSHQHPPPTRPARARPYSCSVCGKRFSLKHQMETHYRVHTGEKPFSCGLCPQRSRDFSAMTKHLRTHGAAPYRCPLCRVGCPSLASMQAHMRGHSPSQLPPGWTIRSTFLYSSSSRPSRASTSPCDLPSSTT, encoded by the exons ATGGCCTTCATCTCAGAATCTCTGAGACTGATACCAAGACAAGGCACAATGTCCCTGAGCCCCACGAGACTGCTCAGCCCTTATGGCTCTGACCGCCTGGTACGGCTCGCAGCCAGTCTCCGGCCGGCTCTGTGTGATACCCTGATCACTGTGGGAAGCCAGGAGTTCCCTGCCCACAGCCTGGTGCTAGCAGGTGTGAGCCAGCAATTGGGCCGCAGGGGCCAGTGGTCTCTGGTGGAAGGTATTAGCCCTTCCACCTTTGCCCAACTTCTGCACTTTGTTTATGGGGAGACTGTGGAGTTACAGCCTGAGGAACTAGGGTCCCTTGAGGAGGCAGCCAGGGCTTTGGGGGTACAAGCTTTAGAAGAGGCATGCAGGAGGGCTCAAAGGGATAGGGCTAAGGAAAAGCAGAATCCAGGGCTGAAGAAACATCAGGAGGAGCCAGAGGAACCCTCATGGGATTTTGAGAGAGGACTGGAGGGGCATGGAGAGAAGCAGAAACCAGAGTTTTTCAGAGCTGGTGGGAGAGAACCAGAGACATTGCACGATCACAGGCCACCAAGAGAGAGCCCTGAGGTAGCAGACACTATGTTGGAGGGACAGGGGAAGCAGATGATATCAAAGGAGAAACTCAACCAACCCTCTGTTGGCCAAGGGGGAATAGATGGGAAATCAGGAATGGTCATGTGGGTGAGAGAGAATCTAGGGGACTCTGAGGAAAGTCTTCAGGGACAACCAGGTTCCCTCCAAGCCAGCATCATCCCCAGGCCCTGGTGGGCTGAGGCCCCTTGCTTGGGGGAGGaccagcctgccctgtggagcaTCCTGCTGTGGCCGCCCAGATATGGCACTCCCTTCTCCCATAGCACCCCCATCAATGGAGCCTGGCAGGAGGTCTGGCCCCGGAACCAGAG GAGCCCACTGTCCCTGAACCCCCACAaagggctctggagccagaaccTGTTGGCCTCCTCCAGCCCCACCCGAG gttCCCTCCCCCAGGGCCCCGCACAGCTCAGCCCTGGGGAGATGGAAGCATCTGATCAGGGGGACACAG GTGCCCTTGCAACCTGCATGGGTCATGACAGGAGAGCTGGCCACCCATCGCACCAACACCCTCCCCCAACCCGTCCTGCGCGGGCAAGGCCCTATTCTTGTTCTGTCTGTGGCAAGAGGTTTTCACTCAAGCATCAGATGGAGACGCACTACCGAGTCCACACAG GCGAGAAGCCCTTCTCCTGTGGCCTCTGTCCCCAGCGCTCCCGGGACTTCTCAGCCATGACGAAGCACCTGCGAACGCACGGGGCCGCGCCCTACCGGTGCCCTCTGTGCCGGGTGGGCTGCCCCAGCCTGGCTTCGATGCAGGCACACATGCGTGGCCACTCGCCCAGCCAGCTCCCGCCAGGATGGACCATTCGCTCTACCTTCCTCTACTCCTCCTCCTCTAGGCCATCCCGGGCCTCAACTTCTCCCTGTGATCTCCCTTCCTCCACCACTTGA